A genomic stretch from Vibrio coralliilyticus includes:
- a CDS encoding trimeric intracellular cation channel family protein, protein MLLSILYIIGITAEAMTGALSAGRRKMDWFGVMLVASATAIGGGTVRDILLGHYPLGWVENPQFLAITCIAGVLTTGLAKWIIKFKGLFIRLDALGLIVFSIIGTKVALSMGHHAMICMVAALVTGVFGGLLRDLICRQTPLVLHEELYASVALVASGLYLALLEFGLNDVTATISTLVFGYMLRMAAVRFKWRLPSFHLETEGSLH, encoded by the coding sequence ATGTTATTAAGCATTTTATATATCATTGGCATCACGGCTGAGGCCATGACTGGTGCACTTAGTGCCGGTCGCAGAAAAATGGACTGGTTTGGGGTTATGCTCGTCGCAAGTGCGACTGCGATTGGTGGTGGAACAGTGCGCGATATCCTCCTCGGTCACTACCCGTTAGGCTGGGTGGAGAATCCACAATTTCTCGCGATCACCTGTATTGCTGGCGTACTAACGACTGGATTAGCCAAATGGATCATCAAGTTTAAAGGGTTGTTCATTCGACTTGATGCGCTGGGCTTGATTGTTTTTAGCATCATCGGTACCAAAGTTGCACTAAGCATGGGTCATCACGCAATGATCTGCATGGTGGCGGCACTGGTCACAGGCGTTTTTGGTGGACTATTACGTGATTTAATCTGTCGCCAAACACCGCTTGTGTTACACGAAGAGTTATACGCTTCTGTCGCCCTAGTAGCTTCCGGCCTTTACTTAGCCTTACTTGAGTTTGGTCTTAATGATGTCACCGCGACCATCTCAACACTAGTTTTTGGCTACATGCTGCGCATGGCTGCGGTTCGCTTTAAATGGCGTCTGCCTTCATTCCACCTAGAAACTGAAGGTTCTCTTCACTAA
- a CDS encoding elongation factor P hydroxylase has translation MSHHYQDLIDIFNATFLDEYNTRLELGGDEPIYLPAGDNQPNHRIIFARGFYASALHEIAHWCVAGPERRLLEDFGYWYEPDGRTEAVQAEFEKVEIRPQAYEWILSLSAGFPFTVSCDNLNGEFEPDRLAFMHKVHKEVGRIFEQGLPLRVRMLSEALRSFYQQPELDYSMFKVE, from the coding sequence ATGAGCCACCACTATCAGGACTTGATCGACATTTTTAACGCCACTTTTCTTGACGAGTACAATACACGTTTGGAGCTAGGAGGGGATGAGCCTATTTACCTTCCTGCAGGCGATAATCAGCCTAACCACCGGATTATTTTTGCTCGTGGTTTCTATGCGTCAGCACTTCACGAAATCGCGCATTGGTGTGTCGCAGGGCCAGAGCGTCGCTTATTAGAGGATTTCGGTTATTGGTACGAACCGGATGGACGCACTGAAGCGGTTCAGGCTGAGTTTGAGAAAGTAGAAATTCGACCTCAAGCGTATGAATGGATTCTTTCTCTTAGCGCAGGTTTCCCGTTTACGGTGAGTTGTGACAATTTAAATGGTGAGTTTGAACCCGATCGATTAGCCTTTATGCATAAGGTCCATAAGGAAGTTGGTAGGATATTTGAGCAAGGTTTGCCACTGCGCGTTCGCATGTTGTCAGAGGCATTGCGGTCTTTTTACCAGCAACCTGAGCTTGATTATTCTATGTTTAAAGTAGAATAA
- a CDS encoding LruC domain-containing protein, whose product MKTQHKALKKSVVAGVLFQASLAFAETPFTSCPTQAFLIQNPSGTPVVYGVSIDVGSYVTLDSNLDTAKLNGVGYSKHDDFIYGWDYGTASLSRIDSTFTKTLLNISKPSGAPTSIYVGDVSLDENAWYGYRPNYGLYRIDLDTLVMELSSPPSQFGNPAIYDLAFHPDNSLAYSIDSNGYLWEIDVYAGTANRLNQLLDKNALGYRLTFGAVYFDVDGNFYTSNNSNGYVFKVTINGNSSSAEFFAYGPSSNSNDGARCALAPVEPSEYTDFGDAPDSYKTTFASSGARHGLSELKLGSVIDGETDGSPYPLSDDTSDGSDDDDGIQFPVPIQVGQTSKIIATAAGTSDSSVLNAWIDFDRDGEFESNEIIISDQSMSDSTGDIFFTVPTWAVTGETWARFRISNTSGIGPSGGVPAGEVEDYLVDITESGVVTELYPSGGGYTSFAYEDQYPKSGDYDMNDVLMNVKYTEYQLNDQVIRMKIEGKVAALGGDYHSGFAIRLPGVVKEDIKSDSVQLYVNNELQTATVLETDTIDAVFIIHEDLWEMTEPGEAEACTLFRTQENCGTAYRPGWRLTFSLENAVDTSTMPPFPYDPFIFAAPGHYYGDIGYQLTGGFPGRSLEIHLKNQSPTSKFDLRYKSYGVDASSGNTHYHDDKGLPWGIEIPTTWQHPYEQVNILEAYTKFDDYAQDATGQTEPTWYEASVDGKIYID is encoded by the coding sequence ATGAAAACACAACACAAGGCTTTGAAAAAGTCAGTCGTGGCGGGTGTTTTATTTCAAGCATCACTCGCCTTTGCTGAGACACCATTCACTTCGTGTCCAACTCAAGCATTTTTAATTCAGAATCCCTCAGGTACGCCCGTCGTTTATGGCGTCAGCATCGACGTAGGTAGCTATGTCACACTGGATTCCAATTTAGATACCGCGAAGCTAAATGGTGTCGGCTACAGCAAGCATGATGACTTCATCTACGGTTGGGATTACGGTACCGCATCGCTCTCCCGTATTGATTCCACCTTTACAAAAACCTTGCTTAATATCAGCAAGCCATCTGGCGCACCCACGTCTATCTACGTTGGTGATGTCTCTCTTGATGAAAATGCCTGGTATGGCTACAGACCCAACTACGGGCTCTACCGCATTGACCTTGATACACTGGTGATGGAGCTTTCATCACCGCCTAGCCAATTCGGCAATCCTGCAATATACGATTTGGCCTTTCATCCTGACAATAGCCTGGCTTATTCCATCGATTCAAATGGTTACCTGTGGGAGATTGATGTCTACGCGGGCACAGCGAACCGACTAAACCAACTGCTAGATAAAAATGCTCTCGGGTATCGCTTAACTTTTGGTGCGGTCTATTTCGATGTCGATGGCAACTTTTACACCAGCAACAACAGTAATGGGTATGTCTTCAAAGTAACTATCAATGGAAACAGCTCCAGCGCAGAATTTTTTGCTTATGGCCCTTCAAGCAACTCCAATGATGGTGCTCGCTGTGCTCTGGCACCGGTCGAACCCAGTGAATACACCGATTTCGGAGACGCCCCAGATAGTTACAAAACCACATTTGCATCCTCTGGTGCCCGTCATGGCTTGTCGGAACTCAAGCTAGGTTCTGTCATTGATGGAGAGACCGACGGTAGCCCGTATCCGCTCAGTGATGATACTTCAGATGGTTCGGACGATGATGACGGTATCCAGTTCCCCGTTCCAATTCAGGTGGGACAAACCAGCAAAATCATCGCAACGGCTGCAGGCACATCTGACAGTTCAGTGCTCAATGCTTGGATTGATTTCGACCGAGATGGTGAGTTTGAGTCTAACGAAATCATCATCAGCGACCAATCGATGAGCGATAGCACTGGCGACATTTTCTTCACTGTTCCAACTTGGGCTGTCACCGGGGAGACTTGGGCTCGATTCAGAATTTCCAACACATCAGGCATAGGTCCAAGCGGCGGTGTTCCTGCTGGTGAAGTAGAAGACTATTTGGTCGACATTACAGAAAGCGGTGTCGTGACCGAACTATACCCCAGCGGCGGTGGCTACACATCTTTCGCCTATGAAGATCAGTATCCGAAAAGCGGCGACTATGACATGAACGATGTATTAATGAATGTTAAATACACTGAGTATCAGCTCAACGACCAAGTCATTCGTATGAAAATCGAGGGTAAAGTAGCCGCACTTGGCGGTGACTACCATTCAGGCTTTGCTATTCGATTGCCAGGTGTAGTGAAAGAGGACATCAAATCTGACTCTGTTCAACTTTACGTGAATAACGAGCTGCAAACCGCAACTGTACTTGAAACCGACACCATTGACGCTGTCTTCATTATCCACGAAGACTTGTGGGAGATGACAGAACCGGGTGAAGCCGAAGCGTGCACTCTATTTCGCACTCAAGAAAATTGCGGTACCGCTTATCGCCCTGGCTGGAGGCTGACCTTTTCGTTAGAAAATGCAGTCGATACCTCAACCATGCCACCATTCCCGTACGACCCCTTCATCTTTGCAGCTCCCGGCCACTATTACGGGGATATTGGTTATCAACTAACAGGTGGATTCCCAGGAAGAAGCTTAGAGATTCATCTTAAAAACCAGTCCCCTACCAGTAAGTTTGACTTACGTTACAAGTCTTATGGTGTCGATGCGTCAAGTGGCAATACTCACTATCACGATGACAAAGGTCTACCTTGGGGTATAGAGATCCCTACTACTTGGCAACATCCCTATGAACAAGTCAATATTTTAGAGGCCTACACCAAATTTGATGATTATGCCCAAGACGCCACTGGCCAGACTGAACCTACCTGGTACGAAGCATCTGTAGACGGCAAGATTTATATCGACTAA
- a CDS encoding YfcL family protein, with the protein MIIEFEEKLLEMIDARIETASDDELFAGGYLRGHISLSAASCEEEGVNDIEELKVRIQSSLDEARAELSPADRTIVNDLWLELVNQA; encoded by the coding sequence ATGATTATTGAATTTGAAGAGAAGCTGCTAGAAATGATTGATGCGCGTATTGAAACCGCATCTGATGATGAGTTATTTGCTGGTGGTTACTTACGTGGACATATTTCTCTATCTGCTGCTTCGTGTGAAGAAGAAGGCGTCAATGATATAGAAGAGCTGAAAGTACGTATTCAGAGTAGTTTGGATGAGGCACGTGCAGAGCTGAGTCCTGCCGACCGCACCATCGTTAACGATCTATGGTTAGAGTTAGTCAACCAAGCTTAA
- the mnmC gene encoding bifunctional tRNA (5-methylaminomethyl-2-thiouridine)(34)-methyltransferase MnmD/FAD-dependent 5-carboxymethylaminomethyl-2-thiouridine(34) oxidoreductase MnmC, with protein MTSITNAQLGWNDVGTPVSDQFDDVYFSNVNGLEETRYVFLHQNHLPQRWQDYDQRRFVIGETGFGTGLNFLAVWQWFEEFRRQNPDAPLRELHFVSFEKYPLSKDDLIKAHQAWPELAEYASKLQQHYPIAVPECHRIILEDGAITIDLWFGDIKDCMPKVPVDERGLIDAWFLDGFAPSKNPDMWNQELFNSMARLAKQDCTCATFTAAGFVRRGLIEAGFDMKKVKGFGTKRDMIAGHMANRQTHTNHKPWFARKNAEQAQSIAIIGGGIASATLAKTLIRRGKQVTLYCQDSEAAQGASGNRQGAVYPLLNGSHTGVSRVFAPAFLFARQFVEQAAEQIKFDHDWCGVTQLMWDEKSQAKLKRMLGGDFDKALIHHLDTEQTSQTIGLPIDMESVHYPLGGWLCPAQLTQGLIDHLSESPLFRVCFDTKIDDMRWNEEQKNWTLNSGQTQFSHDTVVVANGHQFTDLPPTQDIPLGQVKGQVSHIPTTSKLSQLKTVLCYDGYMTPVNPNNRHHCIGASYDRDNLDQEFDPHAQQSNGDKLRQCVPNQNWPLEVDTSGNQSRQGIRCVSRDHLPFVGSVGDLETTKQVYRNLQTTQVEDAEKAPHFPNLFCMLGLGSRGLSSAPLLAETLASQICGDPLPLPVDVLEELHPSRMWVRKLRKGKAITVL; from the coding sequence ATGACCTCAATTACCAATGCTCAGCTGGGCTGGAACGATGTTGGAACACCTGTATCAGACCAGTTCGACGATGTTTACTTTTCTAACGTAAACGGACTTGAAGAAACCCGCTACGTCTTCCTCCATCAAAATCATCTGCCACAAAGATGGCAGGATTATGACCAGCGCCGCTTCGTCATTGGAGAAACCGGCTTTGGCACAGGTCTGAACTTCCTTGCTGTTTGGCAATGGTTTGAAGAATTTAGGCGTCAAAACCCAGATGCGCCACTCAGAGAACTGCATTTTGTGAGTTTTGAAAAGTATCCACTGAGTAAAGATGACCTGATTAAAGCGCACCAAGCATGGCCAGAACTTGCTGAATACGCAAGCAAATTACAACAACACTATCCAATAGCCGTTCCTGAATGTCATAGAATTATTCTGGAAGACGGGGCTATTACTATCGATTTGTGGTTTGGCGACATTAAAGATTGCATGCCAAAGGTACCCGTTGATGAACGAGGCCTTATCGATGCTTGGTTTTTGGATGGCTTCGCTCCTAGCAAAAATCCCGATATGTGGAACCAAGAACTGTTCAATAGCATGGCGAGACTTGCCAAACAGGACTGTACCTGTGCGACGTTTACGGCAGCCGGTTTCGTTCGCCGCGGCCTAATCGAAGCCGGTTTCGATATGAAGAAAGTCAAAGGCTTTGGCACCAAACGGGACATGATCGCAGGTCATATGGCCAATCGCCAAACACACACAAACCATAAACCTTGGTTTGCCCGTAAAAATGCAGAACAAGCTCAGTCCATCGCGATTATTGGCGGTGGCATTGCCAGCGCAACATTAGCAAAAACACTCATCCGCCGAGGAAAACAGGTCACACTATACTGTCAAGACTCAGAAGCCGCACAAGGTGCATCTGGTAATCGTCAAGGTGCTGTTTACCCTCTACTTAATGGCTCCCATACAGGCGTGTCTCGCGTATTTGCTCCGGCTTTCCTTTTTGCCAGACAATTTGTCGAGCAAGCAGCAGAGCAGATCAAATTCGACCATGACTGGTGCGGCGTGACTCAACTCATGTGGGATGAGAAATCACAAGCCAAACTTAAGCGTATGCTGGGCGGCGACTTTGATAAAGCATTGATCCACCACCTTGATACCGAGCAAACAAGCCAAACCATAGGTCTCCCTATCGATATGGAGAGCGTCCATTATCCACTTGGTGGATGGTTATGCCCCGCTCAGCTGACTCAAGGACTCATCGACCACTTATCAGAAAGCCCGCTTTTCAGAGTATGTTTCGATACTAAGATTGATGATATGCGCTGGAATGAAGAGCAGAAAAACTGGACGTTAAATAGTGGCCAAACTCAATTCAGCCATGACACCGTTGTGGTCGCGAATGGTCATCAGTTTACCGATTTGCCACCGACCCAAGACATCCCTTTGGGACAGGTTAAAGGTCAAGTCAGCCACATTCCAACCACGAGTAAACTGAGCCAGCTTAAGACCGTCCTTTGTTACGATGGCTATATGACCCCCGTAAACCCTAACAATAGGCATCACTGTATCGGAGCCAGTTACGATAGAGATAATTTGGACCAAGAGTTTGATCCGCACGCACAACAGAGCAATGGTGACAAACTGCGTCAGTGCGTGCCAAATCAAAATTGGCCTCTTGAAGTCGACACCTCGGGTAATCAATCGCGTCAAGGGATTCGCTGTGTGAGTCGCGATCATCTGCCATTTGTTGGCAGCGTGGGCGATCTCGAAACAACGAAACAGGTTTACCGTAACCTGCAAACCACCCAAGTAGAAGACGCAGAAAAAGCACCGCACTTCCCTAACCTATTTTGTATGCTTGGGTTAGGCTCTCGTGGTTTAAGTTCAGCACCACTCTTGGCTGAGACCTTAGCGTCACAAATATGTGGTGACCCTTTACCGCTGCCAGTGGATGTGCTGGAGGAACTCCATCCAAGCCGCATGTGGGTGAGAAAATTGAGAAAAGGCAAAGCCATCACGGTATTATAA
- the fabB gene encoding beta-ketoacyl-ACP synthase I — MKRVVITGMGIVSSIGNNVEEVLVSLKAGKSGITASEQFKEQGLRSQVWGDLKINPSEHIDRKQMRFMGDAAAYAYLSMQQAIEDAGLTEEQVSNDRTGIVAGSGGASALNQALAVDTMRAKGVKRVGPYMVPRTMSSTVSACLATPFKIRGVNYSMSSACATSAHCVGHAMELIQLGKQDIVFAGGGEELDWSQTMMFDAMGALSTKYNETPDKASRTYDADRDGFVISGGGGMLVIEELEHALARGAKIYGEIVGYGATSDGYDMVAPSGEGAVRCMKMAMQGVETIDYVNTHGTSTPVGDVKELGAIQELFGDNSPAISATKAMTGHALGAAGVHEAIYSTLMLNNDFIAPSVNVENLDEAAQGLDIVTETRDAKLTTVMSNSFGFGGTNATLVIKKYQG, encoded by the coding sequence ATGAAACGAGTCGTAATCACCGGTATGGGTATTGTTTCAAGTATCGGTAACAACGTCGAAGAAGTTTTAGTGTCTCTTAAAGCAGGTAAATCTGGCATTACTGCCTCTGAGCAGTTTAAAGAACAAGGTCTACGTTCACAGGTTTGGGGTGATCTTAAAATCAATCCATCAGAGCATATTGACCGTAAACAGATGCGCTTTATGGGTGATGCGGCTGCGTATGCATACCTATCAATGCAGCAGGCAATCGAAGATGCTGGCCTGACTGAAGAACAGGTTTCTAATGACCGAACAGGTATCGTAGCGGGTTCTGGGGGTGCTTCGGCACTGAACCAAGCATTAGCGGTAGATACTATGCGTGCGAAAGGCGTGAAACGTGTGGGCCCTTATATGGTTCCTCGTACCATGTCTTCTACGGTTTCTGCATGTCTTGCGACGCCATTTAAAATTCGTGGCGTTAACTACTCAATGAGTTCAGCGTGTGCAACTTCTGCACACTGTGTTGGCCACGCAATGGAGCTTATCCAGCTTGGCAAGCAAGACATCGTGTTCGCTGGTGGTGGTGAAGAGCTGGATTGGTCTCAAACTATGATGTTTGACGCTATGGGCGCACTATCTACTAAGTACAACGAAACGCCAGATAAAGCTTCTCGTACATACGACGCAGACCGTGACGGTTTCGTTATTTCTGGTGGTGGCGGCATGCTGGTGATTGAAGAGCTTGAACACGCTCTGGCTCGTGGCGCGAAAATCTACGGTGAGATCGTTGGCTATGGCGCAACATCTGATGGTTATGACATGGTTGCGCCATCAGGTGAAGGCGCAGTGCGCTGTATGAAGATGGCGATGCAAGGCGTAGAGACAATCGACTACGTGAACACACACGGAACATCAACACCAGTGGGTGACGTAAAAGAGTTAGGTGCTATTCAAGAATTGTTTGGTGACAACAGCCCAGCAATTTCTGCGACAAAAGCGATGACAGGTCATGCTCTTGGCGCGGCTGGTGTTCACGAAGCGATCTACTCAACACTGATGCTAAACAACGACTTTATCGCGCCGAGTGTGAATGTTGAAAACCTTGACGAAGCGGCTCAGGGTTTAGATATCGTAACAGAAACGCGCGATGCGAAACTGACGACAGTCATGTCAAACAGCTTTGGTTTTGGTGGTACAAACGCAACATTGGTTATCAAGAAATACCAAGGCTAA
- a CDS encoding 4-phosphoerythronate dehydrogenase yields MKILIDENMPYAEQLFSQLGEVVLKSGRTLTAEDLIDVDALMIRSVTKVNADLIAKANKLKFVGTATAGMDHVDQALLKEKGIFFTAAPGCNKVGVAEYAFSVMMVLAQQQGFSVFDKTVGIIGAGQVGSYLQQCLEGIGIKVLINDPPKQAAGDERNFTPLDALLEQADIITTHTPITRDGDFPTHHLINETVLNRLRGDQILINAARGPVVDNTALKARLRKQDGFIAALDVFEFEPEVDMELLPLLAFATPHVAGYGLEGKARGTTMIFNSFCEFLNNDLRAHASELLPTAPVPELVLDRAWDEATLHNLTQLVYDVRKDDALFRREISQPGAFDLMRKHYWDRREYSAVTLRGSAEANLQPLAKLGFQIEVSQ; encoded by the coding sequence ATGAAAATCCTAATTGATGAAAATATGCCTTATGCTGAGCAGCTTTTTAGCCAGCTGGGCGAGGTTGTTTTAAAATCTGGGCGCACGTTGACCGCCGAAGACTTAATTGATGTAGATGCGCTGATGATTCGTTCAGTGACAAAAGTGAATGCTGATCTTATCGCCAAAGCGAACAAGCTTAAGTTTGTCGGAACGGCCACGGCAGGTATGGATCATGTTGATCAAGCGTTACTCAAAGAGAAGGGCATCTTTTTCACTGCGGCACCCGGATGCAACAAAGTCGGTGTAGCAGAATATGCGTTTAGCGTCATGATGGTACTTGCTCAGCAACAAGGTTTTTCAGTATTTGATAAAACCGTTGGAATCATTGGCGCAGGTCAGGTGGGGAGCTACCTTCAGCAGTGCTTGGAAGGCATTGGTATTAAGGTGCTCATCAATGATCCACCTAAGCAAGCGGCGGGAGATGAGCGTAATTTCACCCCGTTAGATGCGTTGCTTGAGCAAGCGGATATCATTACGACTCATACTCCAATCACCCGTGATGGTGATTTTCCGACCCATCATCTAATCAATGAAACCGTGTTGAATAGGTTACGTGGCGACCAAATTTTGATTAATGCCGCCCGCGGGCCAGTTGTTGATAATACTGCGTTGAAAGCTCGCCTGAGAAAACAAGATGGCTTTATTGCTGCATTGGATGTGTTCGAATTCGAGCCAGAGGTTGATATGGAGCTTCTGCCTCTGCTAGCATTCGCAACCCCTCATGTCGCCGGTTATGGTTTAGAGGGGAAAGCTCGTGGAACCACGATGATTTTTAATAGTTTCTGCGAGTTTCTGAATAACGATTTACGTGCACATGCCAGTGAGCTTCTGCCTACAGCACCAGTTCCGGAGTTAGTATTGGACAGAGCTTGGGATGAAGCTACGCTGCACAACTTGACGCAACTTGTCTATGATGTGCGTAAAGACGATGCATTGTTCCGTCGTGAAATCAGTCAGCCTGGTGCGTTTGATTTGATGCGTAAACACTACTGGGATCGCCGTGAATACAGTGCAGTCACGCTGAGAGGAAGTGCAGAGGCTAACCTGCAACCACTAGCGAAATTAGGTTTTCAAATTGAGGTAAGTCAATGA
- a CDS encoding aspartate-semialdehyde dehydrogenase, protein MSQQYNVAILGATGAVGETILEVLQERKFPVGDLFLLASERSEGKTYRFNGKSIKVENVENFDWSQVHIGLFSAGGELSAKWAPIAADEGVIVIDNTSNFRYEYDIPLVVPEVNPEAIAEFRNRNIIANPNCSTIQMLVALKPIHDAVGIDRINVSTYQSVSGAGKSGIDELAGQTAKLLNGMPAENEQFSQQIAFNCLPQIDQFMENGYTKEEMKMVWETQKIFNDSSIMVNPTCVRVPVFYGHAEALHIETRAPIDAQEVANLLEQTEGVEVFHGEDFPTQVRDAGGKDHVMVGRIRNDISHHSGINLWIVADNVRKGAATNAVQIAEVLIRDYY, encoded by the coding sequence ATGAGCCAGCAATATAACGTTGCCATTTTAGGTGCGACCGGCGCAGTCGGTGAAACAATTCTCGAAGTACTTCAGGAGCGTAAGTTTCCTGTTGGTGACCTTTTTCTACTAGCGAGTGAACGCAGTGAAGGCAAGACTTACCGTTTTAACGGCAAAAGCATCAAAGTCGAAAACGTAGAGAACTTTGATTGGTCTCAGGTACACATTGGCCTGTTTTCCGCAGGGGGAGAATTATCGGCTAAGTGGGCGCCAATCGCTGCCGATGAAGGGGTAATTGTCATCGATAATACCTCTAACTTCCGTTATGAGTATGACATTCCTTTGGTTGTGCCTGAGGTTAACCCTGAAGCGATTGCCGAGTTCCGTAACCGCAACATCATTGCTAATCCGAATTGTTCGACGATTCAAATGTTGGTAGCACTTAAGCCGATTCATGATGCCGTGGGTATTGATCGTATTAATGTCTCGACTTACCAATCCGTTTCTGGCGCTGGTAAATCTGGTATCGATGAGTTGGCAGGCCAAACTGCTAAGCTGCTTAATGGCATGCCGGCTGAAAATGAGCAGTTCTCACAGCAAATTGCTTTCAACTGTCTGCCGCAAATTGACCAGTTTATGGAAAATGGCTATACCAAAGAAGAGATGAAAATGGTGTGGGAAACGCAGAAAATATTTAATGACTCGTCAATCATGGTCAACCCGACTTGTGTGCGAGTGCCTGTTTTCTATGGTCATGCGGAAGCACTTCATATCGAAACTCGTGCACCCATTGATGCTCAGGAAGTGGCTAATTTGTTAGAACAGACCGAAGGTGTTGAAGTGTTCCATGGTGAAGATTTCCCGACACAGGTTCGTGATGCGGGTGGTAAAGATCACGTGATGGTTGGTCGTATTCGCAACGATATCAGCCACCATAGTGGTATCAACTTGTGGATTGTAGCAGATAACGTTCGCAAAGGCGCAGCAACCAATGCGGTTCAGATTGCAGAAGTTCTGATTCGCGACTACTACTGA